In Desulfuromonas sp. KJ2020, a single window of DNA contains:
- a CDS encoding PilX N-terminal domain-containing pilus assembly protein produces the protein MLKSLKILQNQRGSIMLIALLMMALLTIIGISALDISEIEQKVASNDRIVKKNFYLAEASALEAASRLESLPSDEIAPDTATPPAWLNLDSDFDAANLANWVVGDADPANDTAAVADIDSRTRFSVVYEGIAAGGSLDMSASQVHQYGVFGLYDDPTGAFRGQSLVEVGYRRRF, from the coding sequence ATGCTTAAATCATTGAAGATACTGCAAAACCAGAGAGGCTCCATCATGCTCATCGCCCTGCTGATGATGGCGCTGCTCACCATCATCGGAATTTCGGCTCTGGATATTTCAGAGATCGAACAGAAGGTCGCCAGCAATGACCGGATCGTCAAGAAGAATTTCTACCTCGCCGAAGCCTCGGCCCTGGAAGCGGCCAGTCGGCTGGAGAGTCTGCCCTCTGATGAAATCGCTCCCGACACGGCGACCCCACCGGCCTGGCTAAATCTGGACAGCGATTTTGATGCCGCCAATCTGGCAAATTGGGTGGTGGGGGACGCCGACCCGGCCAACGATACGGCCGCTGTGGCGGATATCGACAGCCGCACACGATTTTCCGTGGTTTATGAGGGCATCGCGGCCGGCGGTTCTCTGGACATGTCAGCCAGTCAAGTCCATCAGTATGGCGTTTTCGGTCTGTACGACGACCCCACCGGAGCCTTCAGAGGCCAGTCCCTGGTGGAAGTCGGTTATCGTCGTCGATTTTGA
- a CDS encoding prepilin-type N-terminal cleavage/methylation domain-containing protein yields MNKSRFAPGQEGFTLVELLIAVTIFAIGLLAVAGMQITSIRGNSTANIVTSGTAVAEGILEEVLSWDGSRPVFAADAADLAWNFGTVGSPQATLAVEGGGTFSATYTIDADYDGVVNVSRVQVTVTQVGGVLNRPITLVGFKRRV; encoded by the coding sequence ATGAACAAATCTCGCTTTGCGCCGGGGCAGGAAGGGTTTACCCTTGTCGAGCTGCTCATTGCCGTCACCATTTTCGCCATCGGTCTGCTGGCGGTCGCCGGCATGCAGATCACCTCGATCCGGGGCAACTCGACGGCCAACATCGTCACTTCCGGGACGGCCGTGGCCGAAGGGATCCTGGAAGAGGTGCTTTCCTGGGATGGTTCCCGGCCGGTCTTCGCCGCGGATGCCGCTGACCTGGCCTGGAATTTCGGCACCGTCGGCTCGCCGCAAGCCACCCTTGCCGTCGAAGGCGGTGGCACCTTTTCGGCGACCTATACCATTGATGCCGACTATGATGGCGTCGTCAATGTCAGTCGCGTGCAGGTGACGGTGACCCAGGTCGGCGGCGTGCTCAATCGTCCTATTACTCTGGTTGGTTTCAAGAGGCGCGTATGA
- a CDS encoding PilW family protein, with protein MKCVDRRGFTLIEILVTMAILGIVTMAIYSLYLTTQRTATTQDEVVELQQNLRIAMDQMVRDIRMAGFVVAFSDPPIENAPIAPVEGDAFIMNTASPSGRAARIDSDKSIAAGDTEATFTLGSSDMVDLFYADAATGDLVRILRPPSQEQPYAALFRVISKDRTARTVTLEGFGASPGIQYKAGDGLVVSSGTHPGTIAFYLKDFEIFKEINGGAAQRITAKRQVGANLVNGVTGLECEYLMENGSTLSTVTGTDRWNVRAVRVTVIGEANVQGDVKTRSLTNVVTLRNR; from the coding sequence ATGAAATGTGTTGATCGCAGGGGTTTTACCCTGATTGAAATTCTGGTCACTATGGCCATCCTCGGCATTGTGACCATGGCCATTTACAGCCTTTATCTGACTACCCAGCGTACCGCCACCACCCAGGACGAGGTGGTCGAATTGCAGCAGAACCTGCGTATCGCCATGGACCAGATGGTGCGTGACATCCGCATGGCCGGCTTTGTGGTGGCCTTCAGTGATCCTCCCATCGAAAACGCGCCCATTGCTCCCGTCGAGGGTGACGCCTTCATCATGAATACCGCTAGTCCCTCCGGCCGTGCGGCCCGTATCGACAGCGACAAATCGATTGCCGCGGGTGACACCGAGGCCACCTTCACTCTGGGATCCTCCGACATGGTCGACCTCTTTTATGCGGATGCCGCCACGGGTGACCTCGTGCGCATTCTGCGGCCACCCAGTCAGGAGCAGCCCTACGCAGCCCTGTTCCGCGTGATCAGCAAAGACCGGACGGCCCGTACCGTAACCCTGGAAGGCTTCGGCGCCTCGCCTGGCATTCAGTACAAGGCGGGCGACGGCTTGGTGGTCAGTTCGGGCACGCATCCGGGTACCATCGCCTTTTATCTCAAGGATTTCGAGATTTTCAAGGAGATCAACGGCGGGGCGGCTCAGCGGATCACTGCCAAAAGACAGGTGGGGGCCAATCTGGTCAATGGCGTCACCGGCCTGGAGTGTGAATACCTGATGGAAAACGGCAGCACCCTGTCCACTGTCACGGGCACGGACCGCTGGAATGTCAGAGCCGTGCGGGTCACCGTGATAGGCGAAGCCAATGTGCAGGGCGACGTGAAAACGCGCAGCCTGACCAATGTTGTCACTTTGCGAAATCGCTAG
- a CDS encoding PilC/PilY family type IV pilus protein yields the protein MMNASAIYSPVFDSLKKPVSLLPIATLSLAILLMAALPAWAVDISDTPMGTNITSAAPNIMFVVDDSGSMDWEFMTSEGDGLFDGHYYVFDPAHYSSSHDNTFSSYWTTYHLTGSERLEWKSQWSGYNKIYYNPSVDYKPWPNKTHADVSTPRSNPHNATPTFDLRLEYTTANLTAVEEVVVDNIPGPNFVISSGWGTSTSNCIGDNYHWKNVVDPPQEAKWLPQIPRNGDYDVWVWINDNNPSRDTAAKYTVTYNNGAGTATVTMNQNRSPGWYKLGTWYFRSQAPSDAQSVHLAAALSGVSTYMADAVKFTPVGMPSTVRINNAHYYTWDDADENGQLDAGEGIYLVNFVDSDSNGTLDRRDYYEVTTSGDAVSLLTPVETPPDGIKPSLFNEDGSVSRFKTDAEDLQNFADWFSFYRRRELTAKAAVAHSIVKMSRVSVGIYTINDSSTRTRVLPIKLEEAAGTSLIDNGDSGYYENGDWDSPSSGRYWVSTGRKRWDGYWVYYDTSGYLDTAYQASSRYTSDTGAYARWTPSLNTSGNYDVYAWWHCNTTGDTNAKYTITYDGGTDTVYKDQSDSGSNVCGDWVLLGNYDFAAGSSGSVRVDRHAGSTGTSTAADAVKFVPTATAATEVNETGTLLDILYNVGASGGTPLRTGFYNVGRYFDQGDNHDGGISGSSGIDGSPYAAEADGGACQKAFAIVMTDGYYNDSFSSVGNQDGTLGAPYADSYSNTLADVAMKFYKNDLSSTLSNVVPTNSCDQANYQHLVTYTVSFGVQGSIDFADINDDGVEDSPLYEENTCFLDDRTPRPAWPNPADSDSAKIDDMWHAAINGRGLFFSAMNPEEMIEAVSSIVTDLTDPASGNSVSVNSEELKTDTVLYQARYQTGEWVGDVIAYPIDPISGAVRSGVGEILWQASNVLQTIDWNDRKVITYNPETAAGVPFRSANISADQLSLLDVDTTTAGTMIEFLRGRTDNVTATGFRYRTRVLGDIVHSSPMYFNGTVYAGGNDGMLHAFDSETGRERFAYVPNLVFDNLHHLTDPDYQHKFYVDLTPYARRISATKTLLVGGLGKGGKGYYALNIANVGSIGSTSDEALAVAPIVEWEYPADPATSPDDDLGYTYSQAYIVRSNSSSADEEWVIIFGNGYNSVNGQAMLYVMDLDGNVIRKIDTGIGSDNGLSTPSIIDVNNDNRADYVYAGDLKGNLWKFDLTSNNSADWAVAYHDGTSPQPLVSISGEAITAKPDVMRHPMKHGYLVVFGTGKFLGEADRADAAVKGIYGIWDAGDDSDDREYLGALNTTTGGLANGNGATLLEQTIIDVRNISYQDTATYRTFSNHLIDWTTAADIADVDNDSTNNSDVNGDGYIDIDDQKPNPAAHAGWFVRFPNTSPFEGERVIKDFLIRDGRVFVVSFVPNTSPCSGGGDSFLYVIDAESGGRLDDAQFRIGSPDNLINIGTVDDPVYVAPTGKSFTGMLHMPKIIRLGNGVERLYMSSSTGVIEEEDVDAERIGMSYWLER from the coding sequence ATGATGAATGCATCCGCGATTTATTCGCCCGTGTTTGATTCTCTGAAGAAACCAGTTTCGCTTTTGCCAATCGCGACGCTGTCCCTCGCGATCCTCCTGATGGCAGCCCTGCCAGCCTGGGCGGTGGATATCAGTGATACCCCCATGGGCACCAACATCACCTCGGCCGCGCCCAACATCATGTTCGTCGTCGACGACTCGGGGAGCATGGACTGGGAGTTCATGACTTCTGAGGGAGACGGCCTGTTCGACGGACATTACTATGTCTTTGACCCGGCCCATTACTCGTCAAGCCATGACAACACCTTTTCCTCCTACTGGACCACTTACCACCTGACTGGTTCGGAGCGCCTGGAGTGGAAATCCCAGTGGTCTGGATACAACAAGATTTACTACAATCCATCCGTCGATTATAAGCCCTGGCCTAATAAAACCCACGCCGATGTCAGCACACCCCGATCCAATCCCCACAATGCCACGCCAACCTTTGATCTGCGGCTGGAATATACGACGGCCAATCTGACCGCCGTGGAAGAGGTCGTCGTCGATAACATTCCCGGCCCCAATTTCGTGATTTCGTCCGGTTGGGGCACCAGTACCTCCAACTGCATCGGGGATAACTATCACTGGAAAAATGTCGTGGATCCACCTCAGGAAGCCAAATGGCTACCGCAGATCCCCCGCAATGGCGATTACGATGTCTGGGTCTGGATCAACGACAACAACCCATCACGAGATACGGCCGCCAAGTACACGGTGACCTACAATAACGGCGCTGGCACGGCCACCGTCACCATGAATCAAAACAGGTCGCCTGGCTGGTATAAGCTGGGAACCTGGTATTTTCGTTCTCAGGCTCCTTCCGACGCCCAGTCCGTGCACCTGGCGGCCGCGCTTTCCGGCGTCAGCACCTACATGGCCGACGCGGTCAAGTTCACGCCGGTCGGCATGCCTTCCACGGTGCGGATCAACAACGCCCACTATTACACCTGGGACGATGCGGACGAAAATGGCCAGCTTGACGCTGGTGAGGGGATCTACCTTGTCAACTTCGTCGATTCCGATTCGAACGGAACCTTGGACCGCCGGGATTATTACGAAGTGACCACCTCCGGTGATGCGGTCAGCCTGCTCACCCCCGTGGAGACCCCGCCCGACGGCATCAAGCCCAGTCTTTTTAATGAAGACGGCAGTGTCAGCCGCTTCAAGACCGACGCCGAAGACTTGCAGAATTTTGCCGACTGGTTCTCGTTTTACCGTCGCCGCGAACTGACCGCCAAGGCTGCCGTAGCCCATTCCATCGTTAAGATGTCACGCGTAAGCGTGGGTATTTACACTATAAACGATTCATCAACCCGCACCCGTGTACTCCCCATTAAACTTGAGGAGGCGGCGGGGACCAGCCTTATTGACAATGGTGATAGCGGCTATTATGAAAATGGCGATTGGGACAGTCCCAGCAGTGGACGCTATTGGGTCAGTACGGGCAGAAAACGTTGGGACGGTTACTGGGTTTATTACGATACCAGCGGATATCTGGATACAGCCTATCAGGCAAGCAGTCGCTACACCTCTGACACGGGGGCTTATGCCCGCTGGACTCCCAGCCTCAATACCAGTGGCAACTATGATGTCTATGCCTGGTGGCACTGCAACACCACCGGTGATACCAACGCCAAATACACGATAACCTATGATGGTGGCACCGATACGGTTTACAAGGATCAGAGCGATTCGGGCAGCAATGTGTGCGGCGACTGGGTTCTGCTGGGAAATTACGATTTCGCGGCGGGTTCCAGTGGCAGCGTCCGGGTCGATCGGCATGCCGGCAGCACGGGTACAAGCACGGCGGCCGACGCCGTCAAATTTGTTCCTACGGCCACGGCGGCCACGGAGGTCAACGAGACCGGCACCCTGCTGGATATCCTCTATAATGTCGGCGCCAGCGGTGGCACGCCGCTGCGCACCGGTTTTTACAACGTCGGCCGCTATTTTGACCAGGGGGACAATCATGACGGTGGCATCAGCGGCAGCTCCGGCATCGACGGCAGTCCGTATGCTGCCGAAGCCGATGGCGGCGCCTGCCAGAAAGCCTTCGCCATTGTCATGACCGACGGCTATTACAACGATTCCTTCTCTTCCGTCGGCAACCAGGATGGAACCTTGGGCGCCCCCTACGCCGATTCCTATTCCAATACGCTGGCCGATGTCGCCATGAAGTTTTATAAGAACGACCTCTCCAGTACCTTGTCCAACGTCGTTCCGACCAATTCCTGCGACCAGGCCAATTACCAGCATCTGGTCACCTACACGGTATCCTTTGGTGTGCAGGGGTCTATCGATTTCGCCGACATCAACGACGACGGGGTGGAGGACTCGCCCCTGTACGAAGAAAATACCTGTTTTCTGGATGATCGGACGCCCCGTCCCGCCTGGCCCAACCCGGCTGACAGCGACAGCGCCAAGATCGATGACATGTGGCATGCCGCCATCAACGGCCGTGGCCTCTTTTTCAGCGCCATGAACCCGGAAGAGATGATTGAGGCGGTCTCCAGCATTGTCACTGACCTGACCGATCCCGCTTCGGGCAACTCCGTTTCGGTCAACAGTGAAGAACTGAAAACCGATACCGTGCTGTATCAGGCCCGTTATCAGACCGGTGAGTGGGTCGGCGATGTTATCGCTTATCCTATCGATCCCATCAGCGGTGCGGTGCGCTCCGGTGTGGGAGAGATTCTCTGGCAGGCTTCCAATGTCCTGCAGACCATCGACTGGAACGACCGCAAAGTAATTACCTACAACCCGGAAACCGCCGCCGGTGTTCCTTTCCGCAGCGCCAATATCAGCGCCGATCAGTTGTCACTCCTTGACGTGGATACCACGACAGCCGGCACTATGATCGAGTTTCTGCGCGGGCGCACCGATAACGTCACCGCCACCGGTTTCCGCTATCGTACGCGGGTTCTTGGGGATATCGTCCATTCGTCCCCCATGTACTTCAATGGCACCGTCTATGCCGGCGGCAATGACGGCATGCTGCACGCCTTTGACTCAGAGACGGGACGGGAGCGTTTCGCCTATGTTCCCAACCTGGTTTTCGATAATCTTCACCATTTGACCGATCCCGATTATCAGCATAAATTCTATGTTGATTTGACTCCCTATGCCCGCCGCATCAGCGCCACCAAAACCTTGTTGGTCGGAGGACTAGGCAAGGGAGGAAAGGGCTACTATGCCCTGAATATCGCCAATGTCGGCTCGATCGGCTCTACTTCCGATGAAGCCTTGGCCGTCGCGCCGATCGTCGAGTGGGAATACCCCGCCGACCCGGCCACGTCGCCGGACGATGACTTGGGCTACACCTACAGCCAGGCCTATATCGTGCGCTCCAATTCGAGCAGCGCTGACGAAGAATGGGTTATCATATTCGGCAACGGCTACAACAGTGTCAATGGTCAGGCCATGCTGTATGTGATGGACCTCGACGGCAATGTCATCCGTAAGATCGACACGGGCATCGGCTCTGACAACGGCCTGTCCACCCCTTCAATCATTGACGTCAATAATGACAACCGGGCGGATTATGTCTATGCCGGCGATCTCAAGGGCAATCTCTGGAAGTTCGATCTGACTTCGAACAACTCGGCGGATTGGGCGGTGGCCTATCATGACGGCACGAGCCCGCAGCCTCTGGTCTCGATCAGCGGGGAAGCGATCACTGCCAAGCCCGATGTCATGCGCCATCCCATGAAGCACGGGTACCTTGTGGTTTTCGGCACCGGTAAGTTCCTGGGTGAGGCGGACCGCGCCGATGCCGCTGTCAAGGGAATCTACGGCATCTGGGACGCGGGCGACGACTCGGACGACCGAGAATATCTGGGCGCTCTCAATACGACGACAGGAGGCCTTGCCAACGGTAACGGAGCAACCCTGCTGGAGCAGACCATCATCGATGTCCGGAATATTTCCTATCAGGACACCGCCACCTACCGGACATTCAGCAACCATCTCATCGACTGGACCACGGCCGCTGATATTGCCGATGTCGACAACGATTCGACCAACAATAGCGATGTCAACGGTGATGGCTATATCGACATCGATGATCAAAAACCCAATCCGGCCGCCCATGCCGGTTGGTTTGTCCGGTTCCCCAATACGTCACCTTTTGAAGGCGAGAGGGTAATCAAGGATTTCCTCATCCGAGACGGGCGCGTCTTCGTCGTTTCCTTCGTCCCCAACACCTCGCCCTGCTCGGGAGGTGGTGATTCCTTCCTCTATGTCATCGACGCGGAAAGCGGGGGGCGTCTGGATGATGCCCAGTTCCGTATCGGTTCCCCGGACAATCTGATCAATATCGGTACGGTCGACGATCCCGTCTACGTGGCGCCCACAGGCAAGTCCTTCACCGGCATGCTGCATATGCCCAAGATCATCCGTCTGGGGAACGGGGTGGAACGTCTGTATATGAGCTCCTCTACCGGGGTGATCGAAGAAGAAGACGTCGATGCCGAACGCATAGGGATGAGTTACTGGCTGGAGCGTTGA
- a CDS encoding PilX N-terminal domain-containing pilus assembly protein, with the protein MKKLFFQKINLCGKGRGRSLGNERGAALIIALVMLALMSLLGVMALNTTDTELSISRNYRASQQAFYAAERAITYATVSEDVYSTIGVGAVTLDGAHATAIAADTPNSHLKTDAVNEVRFLTTGPLPPGSGSDPTYFQSRFYTINVTAEGPSRATSRIEAQVARIVPK; encoded by the coding sequence ATGAAGAAGTTGTTCTTCCAGAAAATCAATCTTTGCGGCAAGGGCAGGGGGCGAAGCTTGGGCAATGAGCGCGGCGCCGCCCTGATCATCGCGCTGGTTATGCTGGCCCTGATGAGCCTCCTCGGCGTCATGGCCCTGAATACCACTGATACCGAATTGAGTATTTCGCGCAACTACCGCGCCAGCCAGCAGGCCTTCTATGCGGCAGAGCGAGCCATTACCTACGCCACCGTCAGCGAGGATGTCTATTCGACGATCGGGGTAGGCGCGGTGACCCTCGATGGCGCTCACGCCACGGCGATCGCCGCCGATACGCCCAACAGCCACCTGAAGACGGATGCGGTCAATGAAGTGCGTTTCCTGACTACTGGCCCGCTGCCGCCGGGCAGCGGTTCCGATCCGACCTATTTTCAGTCGCGGTTCTACACGATCAACGTCACGGCCGAAGGTCCCTCGAGGGCCACGTCGCGCATCGAAGCCCAGGTGGCGCGCATCGTTCCCAAATAA